In the Chloroflexota bacterium genome, GCGATGGTGAACAGCGAAGCCTGAAACGTCCCGGTAACGTCAATCAGGTAGCCGAAGAGGACCGGCATGGTCAGAGACGTTAAGTTCCCCAGCGAGGAGACAAGTCCAACCACGCTGGCTGCCACCGGCGCCAGCCTCTGGTGGTGCGTCGGAACGGATAGAATAATGGTGAGCACGCCCATGGTGGTGAATCCGGCCACAAAAATGCAGGGCAGGAGAAGGGGAAACGGGGCGTAATTGATACCGACAATGGCCGCGGCAGCGATGATTCCCAGCGACGCCACAACGGCTCTGGTGTTCCGTAACCTGTCCAGAGCAAAACCGATTGTCGGTCCCGCCAGGAGGTATCCCAGGGGAAGAAGTATTGCCAGTGTCGGGTCAAGCCCTTTGGTGCCAAGTACTTTCGGCAGCCAGGTGGCGATGGTATCGTAGCTCCCGGCGCTGGCCATCATGAAGAGCAGCAGCGCCCAGATATATCGGTCCTTCAGAAATCCGACTAAACTCCTCAGCTGTAATCCGGTAGTCGGCCTTGCGGTGCTTCTGGCGAGTGTCCACCACAGAAGTGCCAAGATGATACCCAGGCCGCTATAGACGAGCAGGACCTGACGCCAGCTCAGCAGCTCCAGAAGGTAAGGCGTAAGACCGAAGGCAGCAGCGTTGCCGGCGGCAAGGCCGGAGATGTACAGTCCAGTGGCAAATCCGGGTCGCTGCGGAGTCCATTCCTTCACGATAAGCGGCAGGCACGGCAACACCACACCCAGTCCCACACCGAGGAAAAATTGGCTGACCAGAAAGGTCACGTAGTCCGGTGCCAGCGCCCTGATTACGGCCAGAACAGCTACGAACGGCAAAGCGAGCCGGAAGGCGTTCCGGTAACCGATTCGGTCGCC is a window encoding:
- a CDS encoding MFS transporter encodes the protein MFETVKNRYHWVMLVLAFGIAFLMPLLNFGTAPMVTDIISEMGLSHAEFGLIFSVAVLSLMLCRIPWGLLGDRIGYRNAFRLALPFVAVLAVIRALAPDYVTFLVSQFFLGVGLGVVLPCLPLIVKEWTPQRPGFATGLYISGLAAGNAAAFGLTPYLLELLSWRQVLLVYSGLGIILALLWWTLARSTARPTTGLQLRSLVGFLKDRYIWALLLFMMASAGSYDTIATWLPKVLGTKGLDPTLAILLPLGYLLAGPTIGFALDRLRNTRAVVASLGIIAAAAIVGINYAPFPLLLPCIFVAGFTTMGVLTIILSVPTHHQRLAPVAASVVGLVSSLGNLTSLTMPVLFGYLIDVTGTFQASLFTIAALVGILLIVGSRMSE